Proteins encoded in a region of the Streptomyces sp. NBC_00258 genome:
- the gnd gene encoding phosphogluconate dehydrogenase (NAD(+)-dependent, decarboxylating), translating to MQLGLIGLGKMGGNMRERIRRAGHTVIGYDRNPDLADVNSLTELVGKLEGPRVVWVMVPAGAATQGVIDELGDLLEPGDTVVDGGNSRWTDDEKHAEELAAKGIGFVDAGVSGGVWGLQNGYALMVGGDAEHIAKVQPIFDALKPEGDAGFVHAGKVGAGHFSKMVHNGIEYAMMQAYAEGWELLEAVHSVTDVREVFRSWQEGTVIRSWLLDLAVNALDEDEHLGQLRGYAEDSGEGRWTVEAAIDNAVPLPAITASLFARFASRQDDSPQMKMVAALRNQFGGHAVESAKQ from the coding sequence ATGCAGCTCGGGCTCATCGGCCTCGGCAAGATGGGCGGCAACATGCGCGAGCGGATCCGCCGCGCGGGCCACACCGTGATCGGCTACGACCGCAACCCGGACCTCGCCGACGTCAACAGCCTGACCGAACTGGTGGGGAAGCTCGAAGGCCCGCGTGTGGTGTGGGTGATGGTCCCGGCCGGCGCGGCCACCCAGGGCGTCATCGACGAGCTCGGTGACCTGCTGGAGCCGGGGGACACCGTCGTCGACGGCGGCAACTCCCGCTGGACGGACGACGAGAAGCACGCCGAGGAGCTGGCGGCCAAGGGCATCGGCTTCGTGGACGCCGGTGTCTCGGGCGGTGTGTGGGGCCTGCAGAACGGCTACGCCCTGATGGTCGGCGGCGACGCCGAGCACATCGCCAAGGTCCAGCCGATCTTCGACGCGCTCAAGCCGGAGGGCGACGCCGGGTTCGTCCACGCGGGCAAGGTGGGCGCCGGCCACTTCTCGAAGATGGTCCACAACGGCATCGAGTACGCCATGATGCAGGCCTACGCCGAGGGCTGGGAGCTCCTCGAAGCGGTGCACTCCGTCACGGATGTGCGCGAGGTGTTCCGCTCCTGGCAGGAGGGCACGGTCATCCGTTCCTGGCTGCTCGACCTTGCGGTCAACGCGCTGGACGAGGACGAGCACCTGGGGCAGTTGCGCGGATACGCGGAGGACTCCGGCGAGGGCCGCTGGACCGTCGAGGCGGCCATCGACAACGCCGTGCCCCTGCCCGCCATCACGGCCTCCCTCTTCGCACGGTTCGCGTCCCGGCAGGACGACTCGCCGCAGATGAAGATGGTCGCGGCGCTGCGCAACCAGTTCGGCGGCCACGCCGTCGAGTCCGCGAAGCAGTAG
- a CDS encoding histidine phosphatase family protein: MGDLLLVRHGETEWSRSGRHTSWTDLPLTPRGEEQAKSLVPLFAGRHFALVLTSPLGRAIRTAELAGLTGAVSDPDMHEWDYGAYEGIATVDIHRTRPDWYLWNDGVPAGPDGHPGESPAEVGARADHVLARAEKSLGDGDVVLVAHAHFLRVLTARRLGLPAADGRLFQLGTGTVSRLSTEHDRPVISEWNALPPG, encoded by the coding sequence ATGGGCGACCTTCTTCTCGTCCGTCACGGCGAGACCGAGTGGAGCAGGTCGGGCCGGCACACCAGCTGGACCGATCTGCCCCTCACCCCGCGTGGTGAGGAACAGGCCAAGTCCCTCGTCCCGCTGTTCGCCGGGCGGCACTTCGCGCTCGTGCTCACCAGTCCGCTCGGGCGGGCGATACGGACCGCGGAGCTGGCGGGGCTGACCGGGGCGGTGTCCGATCCGGACATGCACGAGTGGGACTACGGGGCGTACGAAGGTATCGCCACCGTCGACATCCACCGCACTCGTCCCGACTGGTACTTGTGGAACGACGGGGTGCCGGCGGGGCCGGACGGGCATCCGGGCGAGTCCCCGGCCGAGGTGGGAGCTCGGGCGGATCATGTCCTGGCCCGGGCGGAGAAATCGCTCGGCGACGGTGACGTGGTCCTTGTCGCGCACGCCCACTTCCTGCGGGTCCTGACCGCGCGGCGCCTCGGGCTGCCCGCCGCGGACGGCCGTCTGTTCCAGCTCGGAACCGGCACGGTGAGTCGGCTCTCGACGGAGCACGACCGTCCGGTCATCAGCGAGTGGAACGCCCTTCCGCCGGGGTAG
- a CDS encoding APC family permease produces MGNNRGRGLQANVLGTFDTVVMAIAGSAPAYSLAATTAVLVGAVGLASPAALLYCAIPMLGIALAFSYLSRIDTNAGASYSWVGRTLHPFLGFISGWALVVSATIFMVAGSLPAGSMTLSLFDEGLADNTALSTLVGAAWFIAMLLVVLGGARLTVRAQLIMSGVELAILALFAVGAVLHTDNARPFDWSWLGFSHFDGVSGFASGALIAAFYYWGWDVTSNLSEETKDSRRTTGLAGLIGVGIVFLLFEAFTIAVNVILSSQQIQENDANVLAVLGEEIWPGWGGKLLIVSVMLSTIATLETTLIQVTRSLFAMGRDHTMPSALGKVHRTWNTPYVAISVVGTVALLMLVASNALGSVGDILENAIAAIGLQIAVYYGLAGLAVVVAYRKMLLKSPSNFLFGGLWPFLGALFMFWIFIESLSDLSNASIAIGIGGLAVGLVPMLWYWRQGSDYYRPAHLDASDVVETEYIPDGYTAAEAERSRVHEGLPTDF; encoded by the coding sequence ATGGGCAACAACAGGGGCAGAGGGCTCCAGGCCAACGTCCTCGGCACGTTCGACACGGTTGTGATGGCGATCGCCGGCAGCGCCCCGGCGTACTCGCTCGCCGCGACCACCGCGGTCCTCGTCGGCGCGGTGGGCCTGGCCAGCCCCGCCGCGCTGCTGTACTGCGCGATACCCATGCTGGGCATAGCCCTGGCCTTCAGCTACCTCAGCCGGATCGACACCAACGCGGGCGCCAGCTACTCCTGGGTCGGCCGCACGCTCCATCCCTTCCTCGGCTTCATCAGCGGCTGGGCGCTGGTCGTCTCGGCCACCATCTTCATGGTCGCCGGTTCGCTGCCCGCCGGTTCGATGACGCTGTCCCTCTTCGACGAGGGGCTCGCGGACAACACGGCCCTGTCCACCCTGGTCGGCGCGGCCTGGTTCATCGCCATGCTGCTCGTCGTGCTGGGCGGCGCCCGGCTCACCGTCCGCGCCCAGCTGATCATGTCCGGTGTCGAGCTCGCCATCCTGGCCCTCTTCGCCGTCGGCGCCGTGCTCCACACCGACAACGCCCGGCCCTTCGACTGGTCCTGGCTCGGCTTCAGCCACTTCGACGGGGTGAGCGGCTTCGCGTCCGGCGCCCTCATCGCCGCCTTCTACTACTGGGGCTGGGACGTCACCTCCAACCTCAGCGAGGAGACCAAGGACAGCCGCCGCACCACGGGCCTCGCGGGCCTGATCGGCGTGGGCATCGTCTTCCTCCTCTTCGAGGCCTTCACCATCGCGGTCAACGTCATCCTCTCCTCGCAGCAGATACAGGAGAACGACGCCAACGTCCTCGCGGTGCTCGGCGAGGAGATCTGGCCGGGCTGGGGCGGCAAGCTGCTGATCGTCTCCGTGATGCTCTCCACCATCGCCACCCTGGAGACCACGCTCATCCAGGTCACGCGCTCGCTGTTCGCGATGGGCCGCGACCACACGATGCCCAGCGCCCTGGGCAAGGTGCACCGCACCTGGAACACCCCGTACGTCGCCATCAGCGTGGTCGGCACGGTGGCACTGCTGATGCTCGTGGCGTCCAACGCCCTGGGCAGCGTCGGCGACATCCTGGAGAACGCCATCGCCGCGATCGGCCTCCAGATCGCCGTCTACTACGGGCTCGCGGGTCTCGCGGTCGTCGTCGCCTACCGCAAGATGCTGCTGAAGTCGCCGTCCAACTTCCTCTTCGGCGGGCTGTGGCCGTTCCTCGGCGCCCTGTTCATGTTCTGGATCTTCATCGAGTCACTGAGCGACCTCAGCAACGCCTCGATCGCGATCGGCATCGGCGGCCTGGCCGTCGGACTCGTCCCCATGCTCTGGTACTGGCGCCAGGGCAGCGACTACTACCGGCCGGCGCATCTGGACGCCAGCGACGTCGTGGAGACCGAGTACATACCCGACGGCTACACCGCCGCGGAGGCGGAACGTTCCCGCGTCCACGAGGGTCTCCCCACCGACTTCTGA